From Pseudomonas hefeiensis, one genomic window encodes:
- a CDS encoding TetR/AcrR family transcriptional regulator: protein MRVTKAQAQANREHIVETASVVFRERGFDGVGVADLMAAAGFTHGGFYKHFGSKADLMAEASAKSLEQSLIGAEALSVKDFIDVYVSRDHRDGRATGCTMAALCGDAARQSSDLKSAFAEGIERMLQTLGEKYPTGPDAAPGEAREKMIDLLARAVGAIMLSRACPDDSALADEILAVCHAQMTASLSIRS from the coding sequence ATGCGAGTGACCAAGGCCCAGGCCCAGGCAAATCGGGAGCACATCGTCGAAACAGCCTCAGTCGTATTTCGCGAGCGCGGTTTTGACGGGGTCGGCGTGGCCGACCTGATGGCCGCCGCCGGTTTCACCCATGGCGGTTTCTACAAACATTTCGGTTCGAAGGCTGACCTGATGGCCGAAGCCTCGGCGAAAAGTCTTGAGCAGTCACTGATCGGCGCCGAAGCATTGAGCGTGAAGGACTTCATTGATGTGTATGTGTCACGGGACCATCGCGACGGTCGCGCCACAGGCTGCACCATGGCGGCGTTGTGCGGTGACGCGGCACGTCAGTCGAGCGATTTGAAGTCGGCATTCGCTGAAGGCATCGAGCGCATGCTGCAAACACTCGGCGAAAAATACCCGACCGGGCCGGATGCGGCGCCGGGTGAGGCGAGGGAGAAAATGATCGACCTGCTGGCGCGCGCGGTCGGCGCGATCATGCTATCGCGCGCCTGTCCTGACGACTCGGCGCTGGCCGATGAAATTCTGGCGGTGTGTCATGCGCAAATGACTGCGTCACTATCTATTCGATCGTAG
- a CDS encoding SDR family NAD(P)-dependent oxidoreductase yields the protein MTTRPTVLITGASTGIGAVYAERFAQRGHDLVLVARDHLRLETLAAKLRGEHNVTVEVLQADLTQLGDLHSVEARLRDDARIGILVNNAGAAQSGTFIEQSTDSVAQLVALNTTALVRLASAIAPRLAKAGEGAIINIGSVVGLAPEFGMSVYGATKAFVLFLSQGLSLELSPQGVYVQAVLPAATRTEIWDRAGIDINTLSEIMEVGDLVDAALVGFDRREPVTIPPLQEGERWDALQAARQGLLSQIKQSAVAQRYLTQG from the coding sequence ATGACTACTCGCCCTACCGTTCTCATCACTGGCGCCTCCACCGGCATTGGCGCGGTTTACGCCGAGCGTTTCGCCCAACGCGGGCATGATCTGGTACTGGTCGCTCGTGATCACTTGCGCCTGGAAACGCTCGCCGCAAAGTTGCGTGGCGAGCACAACGTCACCGTTGAAGTGCTTCAGGCCGACCTGACTCAACTCGGCGACCTGCACAGCGTCGAAGCGCGCCTGCGGGATGATGCGCGCATCGGCATCCTCGTCAACAATGCTGGCGCGGCACAGTCCGGCACCTTCATCGAGCAAAGCACCGACAGCGTTGCGCAACTGGTGGCCCTCAACACCACTGCGCTGGTGCGGCTCGCCAGCGCCATCGCGCCACGCCTGGCCAAAGCAGGTGAAGGCGCGATCATCAACATCGGCTCGGTGGTGGGCCTGGCGCCCGAATTCGGCATGTCGGTCTATGGTGCAACCAAGGCGTTCGTACTGTTCCTGTCCCAAGGACTGAGCCTGGAACTGTCGCCTCAGGGTGTTTATGTGCAAGCCGTACTGCCGGCCGCCACTCGCACAGAAATCTGGGACCGCGCCGGTATCGACATCAACACCTTGAGCGAAATCATGGAAGTGGGTGACCTGGTCGACGCCGCCCTGGTGGGCTTCGACCGTCGCGAACCGGTGACCATTCCTCCACTGCAAGAAGGCGAGCGTTGGGATGCCCTGCAAGCGGCGCGTCAGGGTCTGCTTTCGCAAATCAAGCAGTCCGCTGTGGCGCAGCGCTATCTGACTCAAGGCTGA
- a CDS encoding NADP-dependent oxidoreductase, with protein sequence MKAFFIDRYGKQNGMIGEVPDPAVGVHDVLVQVHATSVNPLDSKIRTGEFKLILPYAFPLVLGNDLAGVVVRTGSAVKRFKPGDEVYARPPEARIGTFAELIAVNENALALKPSNLDMAEAAAIPLVGLTAWQALVETAQVKKGQKVLIHAGSGGVGTLAIQLAKHLGAFVATTTSTANVEWVKALGADVVIDYKQQDFANELRDFDVVLNSLGADVLEKSIKVLKPGGQLISLSGPPTAQFAQEQGLSWVLGQIMRLLSSGIRRKARRHGVSYAFLFMRANGTQLQKITSLIEAGVIKPVIDRSFPFASTAEALRYVEQGRSKGKVTVTIK encoded by the coding sequence ATGAAGGCATTTTTTATCGACCGCTACGGCAAGCAGAACGGAATGATTGGCGAGGTGCCCGACCCTGCGGTCGGTGTGCATGACGTTCTGGTTCAGGTGCATGCAACGAGCGTGAACCCACTGGACTCGAAGATCAGAACGGGGGAATTCAAACTGATCCTGCCCTACGCATTTCCATTGGTGTTGGGCAATGACCTGGCCGGAGTGGTGGTTCGCACGGGTTCGGCGGTGAAGCGGTTCAAGCCAGGAGACGAAGTCTATGCACGTCCTCCAGAGGCACGGATCGGGACGTTTGCTGAACTGATCGCCGTGAACGAAAACGCGCTCGCGCTGAAACCCTCGAATCTCGATATGGCCGAAGCGGCTGCCATCCCCTTGGTGGGTTTGACGGCCTGGCAGGCGCTGGTTGAGACCGCCCAGGTGAAAAAAGGCCAGAAGGTGTTGATTCATGCCGGATCCGGCGGCGTCGGCACGCTTGCTATTCAGCTCGCCAAACACCTCGGCGCCTTCGTTGCGACCACCACCAGCACGGCGAATGTCGAATGGGTGAAAGCACTCGGGGCGGATGTGGTCATCGATTACAAACAGCAGGATTTTGCAAACGAATTGCGCGATTTCGACGTGGTGTTGAACAGTCTCGGCGCCGATGTACTGGAGAAATCGATCAAGGTGCTCAAGCCTGGCGGACAGCTCATTTCCCTTTCAGGGCCACCGACCGCGCAATTTGCCCAAGAGCAAGGCCTGTCCTGGGTGCTGGGGCAAATCATGCGCCTGCTGAGCAGCGGTATTCGCAGAAAAGCCCGCAGACATGGGGTGAGCTATGCATTTTTGTTTATGCGTGCCAACGGGACACAACTGCAGAAAATCACCTCGCTTATCGAGGCTGGCGTCATCAAACCGGTCATCGATCGTTCCTTCCCTTTTGCATCGACCGCAGAGGCGCTGCGGTACGTCGAGCAGGGCAGATCAAAAGGCAAAGTCACCGTAACAATCAAATAG
- a CDS encoding serine hydrolase domain-containing protein, with protein sequence MLSSLISNGQPRTPDRSELMVPWWSFTKTVLAATALSLVRDGLIGLDDPIADQPFTLRQLLRHEAGLADYGELAEYHAAVTNNESAWSADEMMQRLDGARLRYTPGTAWRYSNVGYLLIGRLIEQLTDLTLDDAVSQRALTPLGLSNVRFAKTRADLRTTHLGSASNYDPAWVYHGLLIGPVSQAALLLDRLLSADLLSKDLLQQMQAARALGGPIPGRPWITPGYGLGVMQGAIDGGFSLCGHTGGGPGSVIAVYRICDGGASVCCAAFERGASQGAVETFVVGQMLQVLGQGAEGS encoded by the coding sequence ATGCTCAGTTCACTCATATCAAATGGTCAACCACGAACGCCTGACCGATCAGAACTGATGGTCCCCTGGTGGAGTTTTACCAAAACAGTCCTGGCCGCGACGGCTCTGTCGTTGGTGCGTGATGGGCTGATTGGGTTGGACGACCCCATTGCTGATCAGCCGTTCACGCTACGCCAGCTGCTGCGGCATGAGGCGGGTCTCGCTGATTATGGCGAGCTTGCGGAATATCACGCCGCCGTTACGAACAATGAATCCGCCTGGTCGGCCGATGAAATGATGCAACGCCTTGACGGTGCTCGACTTCGATACACCCCCGGCACCGCTTGGCGCTACTCGAATGTGGGCTACTTGCTCATCGGCAGGCTTATTGAACAGCTGACTGATCTGACGCTTGATGATGCAGTGAGTCAACGCGCACTAACCCCTCTGGGCCTGTCGAACGTTCGCTTCGCTAAAACGCGAGCAGACCTACGAACGACCCATCTTGGAAGTGCCTCAAATTATGACCCCGCCTGGGTCTATCATGGCTTGCTGATCGGCCCGGTTTCGCAAGCAGCGCTATTGCTGGATCGACTCCTTTCTGCCGATCTTCTCTCCAAGGACTTGCTCCAGCAAATGCAGGCAGCTCGAGCATTGGGCGGCCCGATTCCCGGACGCCCATGGATCACCCCGGGCTATGGCCTGGGTGTGATGCAGGGGGCGATTGACGGTGGGTTTTCCCTCTGCGGACACACAGGCGGCGGGCCTGGCAGTGTCATTGCCGTTTACCGTATCTGCGACGGCGGCGCATCGGTTTGTTGCGCCGCTTTTGAGAGGGGGGCCAGTCAAGGTGCGGTCGAAACCTTTGTTGTTGGACAGATGCTGCAAGTTCTGGGGCAGGGGGCTGAAGGCAGTTAA
- a CDS encoding ABC transporter ATP-binding protein → MLRVFEQRLDPFPPDEAPPPPDGLARFLWACTRGARGYILALALLSAAVSIYEAWLFSFLGQVVDMLSIWQAGGDAVSQESRVLWGIGVVLVTSIGLVALRTMVQHQILAINLPLRLRWDFHRLMLRQSLSFFSDEFSGRVTTKVMQTALSVREVLFTIIEIAPGIGVYFIAIIALAGGFDLKLMLPFIAWVALFGLAMRYFVPRLEKVGQEQAHARSSMTGRISDAYTNITTVKLFSHSKREAHFARAAMEDFKQTGFRQMRLVSQFEIVNQVLVVGLIMGAGGYALWLWHQGEVGAGAVAAITAMALRINGMSHWIMWQMTSLFESIGTVQDGMATLARGPKVQDAPDAGELVTTGGAVTFDNVSFNYNGERQVLDGLSLSIRPGEKIGLVGRSGAGKSTLINLLLRFYDVDKGEIRIDGQNIAHVTQDSLRSAIGMVTQDTSLLHRSIRDNIAYGRPDATDEQIRSAAASAQADGFISQLSDKQGHSGYDTLVGERGIKLSGGQRQRVAIARVMLKNAPILLLDEATSALDSEVEVAIQESLDEMMQGKTVIAIAHRLSTIAAMDRLIVMDDGRIIEQGTHAELLGKNGTYARLWHHQSGGFLGEDQGVAEAVE, encoded by the coding sequence ATGCTTCGCGTATTTGAACAACGGCTCGACCCTTTTCCACCCGACGAGGCACCGCCACCACCTGACGGTCTGGCGCGGTTCCTGTGGGCCTGCACCCGGGGCGCCCGCGGTTATATTCTCGCGCTTGCGCTGCTCAGTGCCGCTGTATCGATTTACGAAGCCTGGCTGTTTTCTTTTCTCGGGCAGGTCGTGGACATGCTATCGATCTGGCAGGCAGGCGGCGATGCGGTCAGCCAGGAAAGTCGAGTGCTGTGGGGCATCGGCGTGGTGCTGGTGACCAGCATTGGGCTGGTAGCGTTGCGCACGATGGTGCAGCACCAAATATTGGCGATCAACCTGCCGTTGCGGCTGCGCTGGGATTTTCATCGGCTGATGCTGCGACAAAGCCTTTCGTTTTTTTCCGATGAATTCTCCGGCCGGGTCACCACCAAGGTGATGCAGACGGCGCTGTCGGTGCGCGAGGTGCTATTCACCATTATCGAGATCGCTCCGGGGATCGGGGTGTACTTCATCGCGATCATCGCGCTGGCCGGCGGCTTCGATCTGAAGCTGATGCTGCCTTTCATTGCCTGGGTGGCGTTGTTCGGTCTTGCCATGCGCTACTTCGTGCCCCGCCTTGAGAAAGTAGGGCAAGAGCAGGCCCATGCGCGGTCATCAATGACCGGGCGTATCTCAGATGCCTACACCAACATCACCACGGTGAAGCTGTTCTCCCACTCCAAACGTGAAGCACACTTCGCGCGCGCAGCCATGGAGGATTTCAAGCAAACCGGTTTTCGCCAGATGCGCCTGGTCAGCCAATTCGAAATCGTCAATCAGGTACTGGTGGTCGGGTTGATCATGGGGGCCGGCGGTTATGCCCTATGGCTATGGCACCAAGGCGAAGTGGGCGCGGGTGCCGTGGCGGCGATTACTGCCATGGCGTTGCGCATCAATGGCATGTCGCACTGGATCATGTGGCAAATGACCTCGCTGTTCGAGAGCATCGGCACCGTGCAGGATGGTATGGCGACCCTGGCCCGTGGCCCCAAGGTGCAGGATGCGCCAGACGCTGGCGAGCTGGTCACCACTGGCGGCGCGGTGACCTTCGACAATGTGAGCTTCAATTATAACGGCGAACGCCAGGTGCTCGACGGCCTGAGCCTGAGCATTCGCCCGGGCGAAAAGATCGGGCTGGTGGGCCGCTCCGGTGCCGGTAAATCCACGCTGATCAACCTGCTGCTGCGCTTTTACGACGTGGACAAGGGAGAGATTCGCATCGACGGGCAGAACATCGCGCACGTCACCCAAGACAGTCTGCGCAGCGCCATCGGGATGGTCACTCAGGATACTTCCCTGTTGCACCGCTCCATTCGCGACAACATCGCCTATGGGCGCCCCGACGCCACCGATGAGCAAATCCGCAGCGCCGCGGCAAGTGCCCAAGCCGATGGGTTCATCAGCCAACTGAGCGACAAGCAAGGCCACAGCGGCTACGACACCTTGGTGGGCGAGCGGGGTATCAAGCTTTCGGGCGGTCAGCGTCAACGCGTTGCGATTGCCCGGGTGATGCTCAAAAATGCCCCGATCCTGCTGCTTGACGAGGCCACCAGCGCGCTGGATTCAGAGGTCGAAGTAGCCATCCAGGAAAGCCTCGATGAAATGATGCAGGGCAAGACCGTGATCGCCATCGCCCATCGGCTGTCCACGATTGCAGCGATGGACAGGCTCATTGTCATGGATGATGGACGCATCATCGAACAAGGCACCCACGCCGAATTGCTCGGGAAAAACGGCACCTATGCGCGACTGTGGCATCACCAGAGTGGCGGATTTCTGGGGGAGGATCAGGGCGTGGCTGAGGCTGTGGAGTAG
- a CDS encoding phytanoyl-CoA dioxygenase family protein, protein MIDRKQLHQEGYALLRRAIPAEWLGDLRAVFDAGVKPSDQWPVPRGMDWRYSMLDDDAKVQAVCRLPQVLAVVSELIGERFFLSQVEGREPLLGGGHQQLHRDLSAQRPGDIAIALAFFDDYGPENGATRIVPGSHRPEQGEPPMDLNNESRSVQLSGGAGDILVFDVDLVHAGSLNSIGARRRSILISYFSEPLYASHLETVGLRNVRMDTSERFEPLGACEGCEQRAFVYCPTGRSYRR, encoded by the coding sequence ATGATCGACCGCAAACAACTGCATCAGGAAGGCTATGCCCTACTCCGCCGAGCGATCCCCGCCGAGTGGCTGGGTGACCTGCGTGCCGTGTTCGACGCCGGGGTGAAACCGTCGGACCAGTGGCCAGTGCCGCGTGGCATGGACTGGCGTTACTCGATGCTGGATGACGATGCGAAGGTTCAAGCTGTGTGTCGCCTGCCCCAGGTGCTGGCTGTGGTGAGTGAGCTGATCGGGGAGCGGTTCTTTCTCTCGCAGGTGGAGGGCCGCGAGCCTCTTCTCGGTGGCGGCCATCAACAACTGCACCGCGACTTGTCGGCCCAACGGCCAGGCGACATCGCCATCGCCCTGGCTTTTTTCGACGATTATGGCCCCGAGAACGGCGCGACACGTATCGTCCCCGGTAGCCATCGCCCCGAGCAGGGAGAGCCGCCCATGGACCTCAACAACGAGTCGCGCTCCGTACAGCTTTCAGGCGGCGCGGGAGACATCCTGGTGTTCGATGTCGATCTGGTCCATGCGGGCAGTCTGAACTCGATTGGCGCGCGCCGTCGCTCGATTCTGATCAGTTATTTTTCGGAGCCGTTGTACGCCTCACACCTGGAAACCGTGGGGTTGCGCAATGTGAGGATGGACACGAGTGAGCGGTTCGAGCCTTTGGGGGCCTGCGAAGGATGTGAGCAGCGAGCTTTCGTTTATTGCCCAACGGGCCGCTCATACCGCCGCTGA
- a CDS encoding substrate-binding periplasmic protein gives MRLSTPVAALLCLLLGTVVRAGEYQVVTEEWAPYNYQENNQLTGMTTEIVRAIMALTGDDFEVLLQPSMRATQVLRTRSKTLMFSLFRTAEREPLYKWVGPIVEESIYAYQLASTPPVTSLEQLLHAPQITTRHAGLVPQMLQSLGFNNLDKSATESKLLYRMLLAGRTGIIVGDTDAGVAYYSRQLNIAPGTLRKIPIELYRSSLYIAFSLDSEDEVVAAWAKALEQLRRSGEVERIQRRYERPVGQ, from the coding sequence GTGAGACTTTCGACACCGGTTGCAGCGCTGCTCTGTCTATTGCTTGGCACTGTGGTCAGGGCCGGGGAATATCAGGTGGTTACCGAAGAATGGGCCCCCTACAACTATCAAGAAAACAACCAGCTCACCGGCATGACCACAGAGATCGTGCGGGCCATCATGGCCCTGACCGGGGATGACTTCGAGGTGCTGCTGCAGCCCAGCATGCGCGCCACCCAGGTACTGAGGACCCGAAGCAAGACCCTCATGTTTTCACTGTTCCGCACGGCGGAGCGCGAGCCGTTGTACAAGTGGGTCGGGCCGATCGTGGAAGAGTCCATTTATGCTTATCAGTTGGCCAGTACACCGCCGGTGACCTCCCTGGAGCAACTGCTGCATGCCCCGCAGATCACCACGCGTCATGCCGGCCTGGTCCCGCAGATGCTGCAGTCGCTGGGCTTCAACAATCTGGACAAAAGTGCAACCGAGAGCAAGCTGCTCTACCGCATGCTGCTCGCCGGGCGCACCGGTATCATCGTAGGCGACACCGATGCGGGGGTGGCTTACTACAGCCGCCAGTTGAATATCGCGCCTGGCACACTGCGCAAAATTCCCATCGAGCTCTATCGGTCCTCGCTGTACATCGCCTTCAGCCTTGACTCTGAAGATGAGGTGGTGGCTGCGTGGGCCAAGGCTTTGGAGCAGTTGCGGCGTTCTGGCGAGGTGGAGCGGATTCAGCGGCGGTATGAGCGGCCCGTTGGGCAATAA
- a CDS encoding alpha/beta fold hydrolase, giving the protein MNTLNRTLAIATLALATLSAEAASPAQIAASTSAVGSFIQSSSYITTRDGVHLYYKDWGPRDGQVVTFSHGWPLNADSWEAQMMFLAAKGYRVVAHDRRGHGRSSQPWEGNDMDHYADDLAAVIEALDLKEVTLVGFSTGGGEVARYIGRHGTGRVKKAVLVSSVPPLMLKTETNPNGLPLEVFDGLRKASLENRSQLYLDIASGPFFGFNREGAKPSQGLIQSFWVQGMQGGSKNTYDSIAAFSATDFRGDLKKFDMPTLVIHGDDDQIVPIAASGRASAALIKGARLIVYPGAPHGLTETHKDRLNQDLLTFLRE; this is encoded by the coding sequence ATGAACACACTCAACCGCACCCTGGCCATTGCGACGCTGGCACTGGCAACCCTCAGCGCCGAAGCCGCCTCCCCCGCCCAAATCGCGGCGAGCACGTCCGCCGTCGGCAGCTTTATTCAGTCCTCCAGCTACATCACCACCCGGGATGGCGTGCATCTGTACTACAAGGACTGGGGCCCACGGGATGGCCAGGTAGTCACCTTCAGTCACGGCTGGCCGCTGAACGCCGACAGCTGGGAAGCGCAGATGATGTTCCTCGCCGCCAAAGGTTACCGCGTTGTTGCCCACGACCGTCGCGGTCATGGCCGCTCCAGCCAGCCGTGGGAAGGCAACGACATGGATCACTACGCCGACGATCTGGCGGCGGTGATTGAAGCGTTGGACCTCAAAGAGGTCACGTTGGTTGGGTTCTCGACCGGTGGCGGCGAAGTGGCTCGCTATATCGGTCGCCATGGTACTGGCCGGGTGAAGAAGGCCGTGCTGGTTTCCTCAGTCCCACCGCTGATGCTCAAGACCGAAACCAACCCCAACGGCTTGCCCCTCGAGGTGTTCGACGGGCTGCGCAAGGCGTCCCTGGAGAACCGCTCACAGCTTTACCTGGACATTGCCTCCGGTCCCTTCTTCGGTTTCAACCGCGAGGGTGCCAAGCCGTCCCAAGGTCTGATCCAGTCGTTCTGGGTGCAGGGCATGCAGGGTGGCAGCAAGAACACCTACGATTCGATCGCGGCCTTCTCGGCCACCGACTTCCGTGGCGACTTGAAGAAGTTCGATATGCCGACCCTGGTTATCCACGGGGACGACGATCAGATCGTGCCCATTGCTGCTTCCGGCCGGGCCTCGGCGGCGCTGATCAAGGGCGCTCGTCTGATCGTCTACCCCGGCGCGCCGCATGGCCTGACCGAGACGCACAAGGACCGCCTGAACCAGGATCTGCTGACGTTTCTTCGGGAATAA
- a CDS encoding ATP-binding protein, which translates to MTIEDTLLRQRKVLAEFGELALVSDDLEHILDEACRLVGEALETHLAKFMSLEDDGVTFFVRNGVGWLPGVVGQVRIQASEGTPERYSLDMGGAVTSTDIASETRFHYHDFQTRNGVQAFVNVLVYGATEKRPFGIFEVDSRSPRQFSESDIDFLRGYSNLLGAALKRAKTMQAMRLTEKKLRESERHYRIAAQLNPLWPWTADSHGAVTSLDQRWYEYTARSPEQTLGRQWLNATHPDDRISFARLWNQSLASLQPFDAQIQLRKSTGEYRWFRIRAFCSLDSEGRCEQWYGTAEDINERVQLEAALRDWNDLLEERIASRTEQLEAEQQERALAESKLRQSQKMEAVGQLTGGIAHDFNNLLAGITGSLELMQRHIDRQRYGELSRYNSVALTSATRAAALTQRLLAFSRQQSLEPEILEPRKVVAGLEEMIRRSVGPSIHVECAFRGQDPIKCDPNGLENALLNLAINARDAMPGGGNLKLDVQRCVIDATSSSEKMIPPGLYVAISVTDSGTGISADILSRVFDPFFTTKRIGEGSGLGLSMIYGFAQQSGGQVKIQSSVGVGTTVTMYFPVVSQSPIRVKSAHLDETAPLQPGANETILVVDDEAAIRQLVSEFLTETGYHVLDALDSVSALKQADKTEHIDLLLTDIGLPGTMNGISLANEMKVRYPALKVLFITGFAEGENMVSVDATTHVLAKPFSLTDLGRRVGALIHFHDDGAGSH; encoded by the coding sequence ATGACAATCGAAGACACTTTATTACGTCAACGCAAGGTACTTGCCGAGTTCGGCGAGCTGGCCCTGGTTTCAGACGACCTGGAGCACATCCTCGACGAGGCCTGTCGTTTGGTAGGCGAGGCACTGGAAACCCATCTGGCGAAATTCATGTCGCTGGAAGACGACGGCGTCACTTTCTTTGTACGCAACGGTGTGGGCTGGTTGCCGGGCGTCGTGGGTCAAGTCCGGATCCAGGCATCGGAAGGAACGCCGGAGCGGTATTCCCTGGACATGGGCGGCGCCGTCACCTCCACGGATATTGCCTCAGAAACACGCTTTCATTATCACGACTTCCAAACACGCAACGGCGTCCAGGCGTTCGTCAACGTGCTGGTATACGGAGCCACCGAGAAGCGGCCCTTCGGCATCTTCGAAGTCGACAGCCGCAGCCCCCGGCAGTTTAGCGAGAGCGACATTGATTTTCTGCGCGGCTACAGCAACCTGCTGGGTGCAGCATTGAAACGCGCCAAAACCATGCAGGCCATGCGTCTGACTGAAAAAAAATTGCGTGAAAGCGAAAGACACTACCGAATCGCCGCGCAGCTCAATCCGCTCTGGCCCTGGACGGCCGACAGCCATGGCGCGGTGACATCGCTGGATCAACGCTGGTATGAATACACCGCAAGGTCGCCGGAGCAGACACTGGGACGCCAGTGGTTGAACGCAACGCACCCCGATGACCGAATCTCATTTGCCAGGTTGTGGAATCAGTCGTTGGCGAGTTTGCAGCCCTTCGACGCGCAGATCCAGTTGCGAAAATCCACAGGAGAATATCGATGGTTCAGAATCCGCGCATTTTGTAGCCTGGACTCCGAAGGACGATGCGAGCAGTGGTACGGCACCGCCGAAGACATCAATGAACGGGTGCAACTGGAGGCAGCGCTCAGAGACTGGAACGATCTGCTCGAAGAACGTATTGCAAGCCGTACCGAGCAGCTTGAAGCCGAACAACAGGAGCGCGCACTGGCTGAGTCGAAACTGCGGCAAAGTCAGAAAATGGAAGCGGTAGGCCAACTGACAGGGGGCATCGCTCACGACTTCAATAACCTGCTGGCCGGCATCACCGGCAGCCTGGAGCTGATGCAACGGCACATCGACCGTCAACGCTACGGCGAACTGTCTCGCTACAACTCCGTCGCCCTGACCTCAGCAACGCGCGCAGCCGCACTGACCCAGCGCCTGTTGGCATTTTCCAGGCAGCAATCTCTGGAGCCGGAAATTCTCGAACCGCGCAAAGTGGTGGCCGGCCTCGAAGAAATGATCCGGCGCTCCGTGGGCCCGAGCATTCATGTCGAATGCGCTTTCAGGGGGCAAGATCCAATCAAATGCGACCCCAATGGACTGGAGAACGCCCTGCTCAATCTGGCGATCAACGCCCGGGATGCGATGCCCGGCGGCGGAAACTTGAAACTTGACGTTCAGCGCTGCGTTATCGATGCGACATCTTCCAGCGAAAAAATGATACCGCCGGGCCTGTACGTGGCGATCTCGGTCACCGACTCGGGCACGGGGATCAGCGCCGATATCCTGTCTCGGGTGTTCGATCCGTTTTTCACCACCAAGCGCATTGGCGAAGGCTCCGGCCTGGGTCTGTCGATGATCTACGGGTTTGCCCAGCAATCCGGAGGGCAGGTGAAAATTCAGAGCAGCGTCGGCGTGGGCACGACCGTGACGATGTATTTTCCGGTTGTCAGCCAATCCCCCATCAGGGTGAAGAGCGCGCATCTGGATGAGACTGCACCTTTGCAGCCCGGCGCCAACGAAACCATCCTGGTGGTCGACGACGAAGCGGCGATTCGCCAGTTGGTCTCGGAATTCCTGACTGAAACCGGCTATCACGTCCTCGATGCGCTGGACAGCGTCTCTGCCCTGAAACAGGCCGATAAGACCGAGCATATCGATTTATTGCTGACAGATATCGGCCTGCCCGGAACCATGAATGGCATCAGCCTGGCGAATGAAATGAAGGTCAGATACCCCGCGCTGAAAGTGTTGTTCATCACCGGATTTGCCGAGGGGGAAAATATGGTTTCGGTCGACGCCACGACCCACGTACTGGCCAAACCTTTCAGCCTGACTGACCTGGGCCGGCGGGTGGGTGCGTTGATTCACTTCCATGATGACGGCGCGGGATCACACTGA
- a CDS encoding GFA family protein — protein sequence MDRFTGGCLCGNVRIQASGRPYRVGLCHCLDCRKHHGALFYASAVFPQDAVTIEGEARDYAGRFFCPRCGSSVFARTGDEVEVNLGTLDAPDQLMPTYESWTVRRESWLPAFPFTRHYQHDREGTGRFEE from the coding sequence ATGGACCGATTCACCGGCGGTTGCCTATGCGGCAACGTTCGCATCCAAGCTTCGGGCCGCCCCTACCGGGTTGGCCTTTGCCACTGCCTCGACTGCCGCAAGCATCACGGGGCGCTCTTCTACGCCTCTGCCGTGTTTCCCCAGGATGCCGTGACGATCGAGGGTGAAGCCCGGGACTACGCCGGACGCTTCTTCTGCCCGCGCTGCGGCTCGTCGGTGTTCGCCCGTACCGGCGACGAGGTTGAAGTGAACCTGGGAACGCTGGATGCCCCGGATCAACTGATGCCCACCTACGAAAGCTGGACTGTGCGCCGTGAGTCCTGGTTGCCGGCGTTTCCGTTCACCAGGCACTACCAGCATGATCGAGAAGGCACCGGGCGCTTCGAGGAGTAG